Proteins encoded in a region of the Candidatus Nitrosomarinus catalina genome:
- a CDS encoding S8 family serine peptidase: protein MQKSEIKLSIVLTLFFLFSPISAHAISFDEQNLTDNSENKIIVDSNIIDIEPNLFLENNYKRYLIFGSTSLPDNMKNNSMYDVESDYGFFSVSLLSEITASNLISQGYYVIEDSRLDFHQSEEKISDVSRIGDITGSTIAKQKYNSTGNDIVIAIVDTGVDFSNPDIQHSLARDEFNRPIMLDPDGQGIILTNATFVANISQYDTIQNFTKPISENVTSSVYHTRDGVFLDISQQGKETIIQVYNSFFPQFGSSIIFNGTLSNDMKIGHSVTNFIKSQSGIYHLGVMYQGGLFDKIQVVPVLVVDSTSSGIYDTVIPDLSTSWEDYTRDTSDSNQKSNYDFDFTDEIPIVLGSGNEFLVYDYNDDGKNDFSAGTIGANVLDVYGVIKNNSTTIDDSLNAINGTLLPPIDPDGNFFGVMTDFMGHGTSSAASITSRGIETYDIYNDTKKYSIIGVAPDAKILPVKALWFGDTVYGWLWAAGFTNNEDSWEFSGKPRVDIISNSWGISNFPNLKYAPGMDILSLILSVLSTPHSLHDDYPGVTIISSAGNSGHGYGTIGLPNASPFGISVGATTNNVFVGYGPFEDQPRFGNNTIHHDHVVDFSSRGPSLIGDPKPDLMSIGAHGFVPSNILKESKDSQDESFSLFGGTSMAAPIVSGSAAILMEEMKKQYQDYDSFTIKNILMSTATDLHNDPFTQGSGLANIESALDYVHGTNGFFIVHNNASYENIKKILEPSMININSTKIGLEKFQFSSKSFPMTSWFAGQILPGERTTTTFTIDNPSNNTLIINLEPQTISLIKRSSLDSQTITQQQDSILNKTGIFSPNYVKLSDVTNNAELGDFFDSENPIPDDSSLMILNLNFPFTQFMNSTADVYADDLKISSLYLYDWIDKNNNTEVTSDELSMVNRAGSWGTVQELRVSEPKEKFEGEPLVGVYPVPSRYSYWLGDTNQNSTSMDYTLSASYYKNNIWSVLWPDSKVIEVSPNNSANVDVTLIVPDNYQTGVYQGFLNFKSDIHSVNAPVSFVVKESVTKLDSVISVEGTLTDDVLYGNGFTKGAFDMSNRYMAGDWRQYYFDIQNELVDSAIIELSWNSDDTNFGMFVMDPFGKIIQTNVPSGVFGHFLGWPSLDWLGNSLFSQGGGFYPVKNKDYTSTVLNVPINQTGTYTLLTHSTLFGGNSTTEPITLKAKFTNLSSEIIVSENILPLESIVTDSENLTKITELKNHTMGISENEPLSQTSDNSDFEIGLFMGIIVGAAIGISMILIFRQKNT from the coding sequence ATGCAAAAATCTGAAATCAAGTTATCTATAGTTTTAACTCTTTTTTTTCTTTTTTCTCCAATTAGTGCACATGCAATTTCATTTGATGAACAGAATCTTACTGATAATTCAGAAAATAAAATAATTGTTGATTCAAACATTATTGATATTGAACCTAATCTTTTTCTTGAAAATAATTATAAGAGATATTTGATTTTTGGTTCAACTTCATTACCCGATAACATGAAAAATAATTCCATGTATGATGTTGAATCTGATTATGGTTTTTTTTCTGTTTCATTACTTTCAGAAATAACTGCATCCAATTTAATTTCTCAAGGATACTATGTAATTGAAGACTCTAGATTAGATTTTCATCAATCTGAAGAAAAAATATCTGATGTGTCACGAATTGGTGATATTACTGGCTCAACTATTGCAAAACAAAAATACAATTCAACTGGAAATGATATTGTTATTGCTATTGTAGATACAGGTGTTGATTTTTCAAATCCTGACATTCAACATTCACTTGCACGAGATGAATTTAATCGCCCAATTATGTTGGATCCTGATGGACAAGGAATTATTTTAACAAATGCAACTTTTGTAGCAAACATTAGTCAATATGACACAATTCAAAATTTTACAAAACCAATTTCAGAAAATGTAACTTCATCTGTTTATCATACACGAGATGGTGTTTTTCTTGATATATCTCAACAAGGAAAAGAAACAATAATTCAGGTTTACAATTCGTTCTTCCCTCAGTTTGGTTCTTCTATAATTTTTAATGGAACTCTGTCTAATGACATGAAAATTGGGCACAGTGTTACCAATTTTATCAAATCCCAAAGTGGAATATATCATCTTGGTGTAATGTATCAAGGTGGATTATTTGATAAAATTCAAGTTGTTCCTGTTTTAGTTGTTGATTCTACTTCTTCTGGCATTTACGATACTGTGATTCCTGATCTTAGTACTTCTTGGGAAGATTATACTAGGGATACTTCAGATTCAAATCAAAAATCTAATTATGATTTTGATTTTACTGATGAAATTCCTATTGTTTTGGGAAGTGGAAACGAGTTTTTAGTTTATGATTACAATGATGATGGAAAAAATGATTTTAGTGCGGGAACAATAGGTGCAAATGTTTTAGATGTTTATGGCGTAATCAAAAATAATTCTACAACTATTGATGACTCTCTTAATGCAATTAATGGTACATTACTTCCTCCAATAGATCCTGATGGAAATTTTTTTGGTGTAATGACTGATTTTATGGGACATGGAACATCTAGTGCAGCATCTATTACTTCAAGAGGTATTGAAACTTATGATATTTACAATGACACAAAAAAATATTCTATAATTGGAGTTGCACCCGATGCAAAAATTTTACCAGTAAAGGCATTGTGGTTTGGTGATACTGTTTATGGTTGGTTATGGGCAGCAGGATTTACAAATAATGAGGATAGTTGGGAATTCTCAGGAAAACCTAGAGTAGATATTATATCTAACAGTTGGGGAATTTCTAATTTTCCAAATTTAAAATATGCTCCTGGCATGGATATTTTGTCTTTAATTCTTAGTGTTCTTTCTACACCTCATTCCTTACATGATGATTATCCTGGTGTAACAATAATTTCTAGTGCCGGTAATTCTGGTCATGGGTACGGAACTATTGGATTACCTAATGCTTCACCGTTTGGAATTTCTGTTGGAGCAACCACAAATAATGTGTTTGTTGGATATGGTCCATTTGAGGATCAACCAAGATTTGGAAACAATACAATTCATCATGATCATGTAGTTGATTTTTCAAGCCGAGGTCCCAGTTTGATTGGTGATCCTAAACCTGATTTAATGAGTATTGGTGCACATGGATTTGTTCCTTCAAATATTTTAAAAGAATCTAAAGATTCACAAGATGAATCTTTCTCGTTATTTGGTGGAACTAGTATGGCTGCCCCAATAGTTTCAGGTAGTGCTGCAATTTTGATGGAAGAAATGAAAAAACAATATCAGGATTATGATTCATTTACAATTAAAAATATTCTAATGTCAACTGCAACGGATTTACATAATGATCCTTTTACTCAGGGTTCTGGATTGGCAAATATTGAATCTGCTTTAGATTATGTTCACGGTACCAATGGATTTTTCATTGTTCACAATAATGCATCTTATGAAAATATAAAAAAAATTCTTGAACCTTCAATGATAAATATTAATTCAACTAAAATTGGATTAGAAAAGTTCCAATTTTCTTCAAAATCATTCCCTATGACTAGTTGGTTTGCAGGCCAAATACTTCCTGGTGAACGAACTACAACTACTTTTACAATAGATAATCCTAGCAATAATACATTAATAATTAATTTAGAACCACAAACTATTTCATTAATAAAACGTTCAAGTTTAGATAGTCAAACAATTACTCAACAACAAGATTCTATTTTAAATAAAACTGGAATTTTTTCTCCAAACTATGTTAAATTGTCAGATGTAACAAACAATGCTGAACTAGGAGATTTTTTTGATTCTGAAAATCCCATACCTGATGATTCTTCACTAATGATATTAAATCTCAATTTCCCATTTACTCAATTTATGAATTCCACAGCTGATGTATATGCTGATGATCTAAAAATTTCTTCATTATATCTTTATGATTGGATTGACAAAAATAACAATACTGAAGTGACTTCTGATGAATTATCTATGGTTAACAGAGCTGGTTCATGGGGTACGGTTCAAGAATTACGAGTTTCGGAACCTAAAGAAAAATTTGAAGGAGAACCTCTAGTTGGTGTTTATCCTGTTCCATCTCGTTATTCTTATTGGTTAGGTGACACAAACCAAAATTCAACATCAATGGATTATACCTTATCTGCAAGTTATTACAAAAATAATATCTGGTCTGTTTTGTGGCCTGATTCCAAAGTAATTGAAGTTTCACCAAATAATTCTGCAAATGTAGATGTTACATTAATTGTTCCAGATAATTATCAAACTGGTGTTTATCAGGGATTTTTAAATTTTAAGAGCGATATTCATTCTGTTAATGCACCTGTATCTTTTGTTGTAAAAGAATCTGTCACAAAACTAGATTCTGTTATTTCTGTTGAAGGAACTTTAACTGATGATGTACTTTATGGAAATGGATTTACAAAAGGCGCATTTGATATGTCTAATCGATATATGGCAGGAGATTGGAGACAATATTATTTTGATATTCAAAATGAACTTGTTGATTCTGCAATCATAGAACTTTCATGGAATTCTGATGATACCAATTTTGGTATGTTTGTAATGGATCCGTTTGGAAAAATTATTCAAACAAATGTTCCATCTGGAGTTTTTGGTCATTTTCTTGGATGGCCTTCACTTGATTGGTTAGGAAATTCTCTCTTTAGTCAAGGTGGTGGGTTTTATCCTGTAAAAAATAAAGATTATACCTCAACAGTACTTAATGTTCCAATTAATCAAACTGGAACTTACACATTATTAACACATTCAACATTGTTTGGAGGAAATTCAACTACTGAACCAATTACACTTAAAGCAAAATTTACAAATCTTTCATCAGAAATTATTGTTAGTGAAAATATTCTTCCATTAGAATCAATTGTTACAGATTCAGAAAATTTAACTAAAATCACTGAACTCAAAAATCATACTATGGGAATTTCAGAAAATGAACCGTTATCTCAAACTAGTGATAATTCTGATTTTGAAATTGGATTATTCATGGGAATTATTGTTGGTGCAGCGATCGGAATCTCCATGATTTTGATATTTAGGCAAAAAAATACCTAA
- a CDS encoding Rieske 2Fe-2S domain-containing protein, with the protein MSEAETKKSEGLSRRDFLRLMGAAGTGLAFAPFIPFGDYMPNPNQASLEKVPVILPDGSHANLNSYEINSAQVITYPATGDAALDAEAFRKWQFIRLPEELGGGKSDATSIRAYSMICLHLWCLWKYWPDDGRKRGECPCHGSMYDPLTGTAFVGPASLQAAPSDTLPELTLEVDSDGFVYILPPKFDANSNGVIGYGRFT; encoded by the coding sequence ATGTCAGAGGCTGAGACTAAAAAATCTGAGGGTCTGTCCCGAAGAGATTTTCTAAGATTAATGGGTGCCGCAGGCACAGGTCTGGCTTTTGCACCATTTATCCCATTTGGAGACTATATGCCAAATCCAAATCAGGCATCTTTGGAAAAAGTTCCTGTTATTTTACCTGATGGTTCACATGCAAATTTGAATAGCTATGAAATTAATTCTGCACAAGTAATTACATATCCTGCAACTGGAGATGCTGCACTTGATGCAGAAGCATTTCGTAAATGGCAATTCATTAGACTTCCAGAAGAACTAGGTGGAGGAAAAAGTGATGCAACAAGCATTCGTGCATACAGTATGATTTGTCTTCATCTTTGGTGTTTGTGGAAATATTGGCCTGATGATGGAAGAAAGAGAGGTGAATGCCCTTGTCATGGAAGTATGTATGATCCACTAACTGGAACAGCATTTGTTGGACCTGCATCATTGCAAGCAGCACCATCAGATACTTTACCTGAATTAACTTTAGAAGTTGATTCCGATGGATTTGTTTACATTTTACCACCTAAATTTGACGCAAACAGTAATGGAGTAATTGGATATGGCCGTTTCACTTAG
- a CDS encoding methyl-accepting chemotaxis protein, whose protein sequence is MIFLLIPIQDSFSELEISTNSKVYSPDHTLQVYGNGLAEENLILRLFAPDESITKFEQIQTNSDGSFNHQLLTWPEPSSIVPYGTYVVEVLSTEQNGLSKKIEITFSSTTELVSVAIERQIDTVVFAPDTGAINQSFRVFIQTTRDGLNIGNDPIELLENSQLHLPDGSSLSLKDYFRTLYAGVYYFDYTPRQEGTHVFQISVFNEGISSKGFGATHVLSQNLGGINKQISKLNSILDETSTELNILKSEISGFDDTLSSASTNINDSTDNISESVNSIEEASSQLNSLLFPIIASIGIIVALQITIIARRR, encoded by the coding sequence TTGATATTTCTATTAATTCCAATTCAGGATTCTTTCTCAGAGTTAGAAATTTCTACAAATAGTAAAGTCTATTCTCCTGATCATACTTTACAAGTTTACGGAAATGGATTAGCAGAAGAAAATTTAATTTTAAGACTTTTTGCACCAGATGAATCTATTACTAAATTTGAACAAATACAAACAAACTCTGATGGTAGTTTTAATCATCAATTGTTAACTTGGCCTGAACCTTCATCTATTGTTCCATATGGAACTTATGTAGTCGAAGTATTAAGTACAGAACAAAATGGTTTATCCAAAAAAATTGAAATTACATTTTCATCAACAACAGAATTAGTTTCAGTTGCAATAGAAAGACAAATTGATACTGTTGTATTTGCACCTGATACTGGTGCAATTAACCAATCATTTCGTGTATTTATTCAAACAACTCGTGATGGACTAAATATAGGAAATGACCCAATTGAACTTCTTGAAAATTCTCAACTGCATTTGCCTGATGGTTCATCATTATCTTTAAAAGATTATTTTAGGACATTATATGCTGGAGTTTATTATTTTGATTACACTCCAAGACAAGAAGGAACTCATGTTTTTCAAATTTCTGTTTTTAATGAGGGAATTTCCTCAAAAGGTTTTGGAGCAACTCATGTCTTGAGTCAAAATCTTGGTGGAATCAACAAACAAATCAGTAAACTCAATTCTATTTTGGATGAAACTTCTACTGAATTAAATATTTTAAAATCTGAAATTTCAGGATTTGATGATACTTTGTCTTCAGCAAGTACAAACATCAATGACAGTACTGATAATATTTCAGAATCTGTCAATTCTATTGAAGAAGCATCATCTCAATTAAATTCCTTATTATTTCCAATTATAGCTTCTATAGGAATAATAGTTGCATTACAAATTACAATTATTGCAAGACGAAGATAG
- a CDS encoding cytochrome b — protein MAVSLSRHTGIVALLYWIWDGVDRTIFTAIKFSFPARFVSPFGFLGMLTFTVFIILGVSGALLMFYYQPILDRAWDSVEFINDEVPFGFHIRNIHYHGSNAMVLLAVLHMYYQYFSGRYKIRNEVLWMTGVILGVVTILEAFTGYDVIFSERAELAISIAASLTTSIPVVGPTIRDAALGSGFSDFVLRFYAQHVFLLPIVMLGLMAVHFPRFLVFDVPMVMAIGGAILITGGVFPIDLGFKFEPTVPPGVTVPEWYLTGIYAFMRTQYDKFVTGLLWPLVFIISLVLIPFLDRYKKFSWRDRPMVTAFGITSLAQIMVTTYWGFYISPDVSIPLVERLVIDPIFFYGTMLLLVPLGFGFTYMMIKLANEAERKSKLAKSAGPQKVATINLSDKWINWLLVALLAFQVFLNIAAYNAALTGMKNVSLFLVGIILLVFAAFFHIYRYALAQQKNAPPPAPVKIEEDLPELSESETTPEITGDATSEASKLPDGTSEEKPQELAPTVPTPTTKADLNTETSNDPNLGSQDLTKP, from the coding sequence ATGGCCGTTTCACTTAGTAGACATACGGGTATAGTGGCCCTACTTTATTGGATTTGGGATGGAGTAGATAGAACTATTTTTACAGCTATAAAGTTTTCTTTCCCTGCAAGATTTGTAAGTCCATTTGGATTTTTAGGAATGTTAACATTTACTGTATTTATCATCCTTGGAGTTTCAGGAGCTCTGCTCATGTTTTACTATCAACCAATATTAGATAGAGCGTGGGACAGTGTTGAATTCATTAATGATGAAGTACCATTTGGTTTTCATATTAGAAACATACACTATCATGGTTCTAATGCCATGGTTTTACTTGCAGTTCTTCACATGTATTATCAATACTTTAGTGGAAGATACAAAATTAGAAATGAAGTTTTATGGATGACAGGTGTTATTTTAGGTGTTGTTACTATCCTTGAGGCCTTTACCGGTTATGATGTTATATTTAGTGAAAGAGCAGAACTTGCAATCAGTATTGCAGCGTCGCTGACAACATCCATACCTGTAGTTGGTCCTACAATTCGAGATGCGGCGCTGGGTAGTGGATTTTCAGATTTCGTTTTAAGGTTCTATGCACAACATGTGTTCTTGCTACCTATTGTAATGCTGGGATTAATGGCAGTACACTTCCCAAGATTCCTTGTGTTTGATGTTCCAATGGTGATGGCAATTGGTGGTGCAATTTTGATCACTGGTGGTGTTTTCCCAATTGATTTAGGATTCAAATTTGAACCCACGGTACCTCCAGGAGTAACAGTACCTGAGTGGTATCTTACTGGAATTTACGCTTTTATGAGAACTCAATATGATAAGTTTGTTACAGGTTTACTGTGGCCACTAGTGTTTATCATATCACTGGTATTGATTCCATTCCTTGACAGATACAAGAAATTTTCATGGAGGGATAGACCAATGGTTACTGCATTTGGAATTACTAGTCTTGCACAGATTATGGTAACTACCTATTGGGGATTCTACATTTCTCCAGACGTATCAATTCCATTAGTAGAGCGTTTGGTAATTGATCCAATATTCTTCTACGGAACAATGTTATTGTTAGTTCCATTAGGATTCGGATTCACATACATGATGATTAAACTTGCAAACGAAGCAGAAAGAAAATCCAAACTAGCAAAAAGTGCTGGCCCACAAAAGGTTGCAACTATCAACTTATCTGACAAATGGATTAACTGGCTACTTGTTGCACTATTGGCATTCCAAGTGTTCCTCAACATTGCAGCTTATAATGCAGCATTAACAGGAATGAAGAATGTTTCACTATTCTTGGTTGGAATAATCTTGTTGGTATTTGCAGCATTCTTCCATATCTACAGATATGCGCTAGCCCAACAAAAGAATGCACCACCACCAGCACCTGTTAAAATTGAAGAGGACTTGCCAGAATTATCCGAATCTGAAACAACCCCTGAAATTACTGGTGATGCAACTAGTGAAGCCTCTAAACTTCCAGATGGCACTTCTGAAGAAAAACCTCAAGAGTTGGCACCAACAGTTCCAACACCAACAACTAAAGCTGATTTGAATACTGAAACAAGT